One window from the genome of Spiractinospora alimapuensis encodes:
- a CDS encoding LysR family transcriptional regulator, which produces MLLRHLEYLAALARERHFARAAQACFVSQPALSSGIRKLEAEFGVMIVRRGNRFMGFTSEGERIVEWAHQVLIDRDQLVKDVNALDSEVSGRLRVGVIPTALSTVSMLTTPFCHTYPRAQATVASLSSIEIQRQMLDYEIDVGITYIDNEPLSGVRGVPLYRERYVLLTSAALQFAGPVTWREVAELPLCLLTPDMQNRRIINNTFRGVNVEPYATIETNSVTALCAHVRDGGWATVMPHAWLHLFGQLDGLRAVALRDPEVSYTVGLVVPDRKPEPPLVRAFREHAVKVGLQEKLDRLLHGASGTTVHPDTAKPRLS; this is translated from the coding sequence ATGCTTCTGCGCCACCTTGAGTACCTCGCCGCGCTGGCTCGGGAGCGACACTTCGCTCGGGCGGCGCAGGCGTGCTTCGTCTCCCAACCAGCCCTCTCCTCGGGTATTCGCAAGCTGGAGGCCGAGTTCGGCGTGATGATCGTCCGACGGGGGAACCGGTTCATGGGGTTCACCTCCGAAGGCGAGCGCATCGTCGAGTGGGCCCACCAGGTGCTGATCGACCGGGACCAGCTCGTCAAGGACGTCAACGCCCTGGACTCCGAGGTCTCTGGCCGGCTCAGGGTCGGCGTGATCCCGACCGCCCTGAGCACCGTCTCCATGTTGACCACGCCCTTCTGTCACACCTATCCGCGGGCGCAGGCCACGGTGGCGTCCCTGTCGTCCATCGAGATACAGCGGCAGATGCTCGACTACGAGATCGACGTGGGCATCACCTACATCGACAACGAGCCGCTGTCGGGTGTCCGTGGCGTCCCCCTCTATCGGGAGCGCTACGTCCTGCTCACCAGCGCGGCGCTGCAGTTCGCCGGCCCGGTGACCTGGCGGGAGGTCGCGGAGCTGCCGTTGTGCCTGCTGACGCCGGACATGCAGAACCGACGGATCATCAACAACACGTTCCGTGGTGTCAACGTCGAGCCCTACGCGACCATCGAGACCAACTCGGTGACGGCGCTGTGCGCCCATGTGCGGGACGGCGGGTGGGCGACGGTCATGCCGCACGCGTGGCTGCACCTGTTCGGGCAGCTCGACGGTCTGCGTGCCGTGGCCCTGCGCGACCCCGAGGTGTCCTACACCGTGGGACTCGTCGTCCCGGACCGCAAACCCGAACCACCGCTGGTGCGAGCCTTCCGCGAGCACGCGGTCAAGGTCGGGCTCCAGGAGAAGCTGGACCGCTTGCTCCACGGCGCGAGCGGCACGACGGTCCATCCGGACACCGCGAAGCCCCGCCTCTCCTAG
- the argJ gene encoding bifunctional glutamate N-acetyltransferase/amino-acid acetyltransferase ArgJ has translation MSVTAARGFRAAGVTAGLKDSNNRDVAVVINDGPSRAAAGVFTRNRVRAAPVLWSEQVLGGGRVRAVVLNSGGANACTGPAGFQDTHATAEHAADALADSASEIAVCSTGLIGERLPMESLLLGVTDALSSADVSGGLAAADAIRTTDTVAKIGFRRGEGYSIGGMAKGAGMLAPGLATMLVVLTTDADLPSERLDHLLRAATATTFDRLDSDGCMSTNDTVLLLASGASTVRPEEEDFAALLTELCQDLAEQLLADAEGASHTIAIQVVGAASEDEAVDVGRAVARSALFKTAIYGRDPNWGRIVSAVGTTDARFEPDRINVAVNGVWVCRAGAAGEPRDKVDLSGRDVDVTIDLGAGSHGATVWTNDLTVDYVYENSAYST, from the coding sequence GTGAGCGTGACCGCCGCGCGTGGTTTTCGGGCGGCCGGAGTGACCGCCGGTCTGAAGGACTCGAACAACAGAGACGTCGCAGTCGTCATCAACGACGGACCGTCACGCGCCGCCGCCGGCGTCTTCACCCGCAACCGCGTCCGTGCCGCCCCCGTCCTCTGGTCGGAACAGGTGCTCGGTGGCGGTCGGGTGCGCGCGGTCGTCCTCAACTCCGGCGGAGCCAACGCCTGCACCGGGCCCGCGGGCTTCCAGGACACCCACGCCACCGCCGAGCACGCCGCGGACGCGTTGGCCGACTCCGCCTCCGAGATCGCCGTCTGCTCCACCGGACTCATCGGTGAGCGCCTGCCGATGGAGTCCCTGCTGCTGGGAGTCACCGACGCCCTGTCCTCCGCCGACGTCAGCGGAGGGCTCGCCGCGGCCGACGCGATCCGCACCACGGACACCGTCGCGAAGATCGGGTTCCGCCGCGGAGAGGGCTACAGCATCGGCGGCATGGCCAAGGGGGCCGGAATGCTCGCCCCCGGTCTCGCCACCATGCTCGTCGTGCTCACCACCGACGCCGATCTTCCCTCCGAGCGGCTGGACCACCTCCTGCGGGCGGCGACGGCGACGACGTTCGACCGGCTCGACTCCGACGGCTGCATGTCCACCAACGACACCGTCCTCCTGCTGGCCAGCGGCGCGAGTACCGTGCGCCCAGAGGAGGAGGACTTCGCCGCGCTGCTCACCGAACTCTGCCAGGACCTGGCCGAACAGCTCCTGGCCGATGCCGAGGGAGCGTCGCACACCATCGCGATCCAGGTGGTCGGGGCGGCGAGCGAGGACGAGGCGGTGGACGTGGGCCGTGCCGTCGCCCGCAGCGCCCTGTTCAAGACCGCCATCTACGGACGCGACCCCAACTGGGGACGCATCGTCTCCGCCGTGGGAACCACCGACGCGCGCTTCGAACCCGACCGGATCAACGTCGCGGTCAACGGGGTGTGGGTCTGCCGCGCCGGAGCCGCGGGCGAACCCCGTGACAAGGTCGACCTCAGCGGGCGGGACGTCGACGTCACCATCGACCTGGGCGCCGGATCCCACGGCGCCACCGTCTGGACCAACGACCTGACCGTCGACTACGTCTACGAGAACTCGGCCTACAGCACATGA
- the argB gene encoding acetylglutamate kinase has protein sequence MTHPNPHTDAQEKAATLIEALPWLRRFHGRIVVVKYGGNAMVDEELRVRFAENIVFLRYAGLRPVVVHGGGPQINAQLDRLGVESTFTAGLRVTTRETLDVVRMVLTGQVNRDIVGLINAHGPLAVGMSGEDAQLLTAERKTAEVDGETVDIGHVGEVVRVDPSVLTTLLDDGRIPVVSSIARAPEGVYNVNADTAAAALAVGLGASKLIMLTDVEGLFADYPQNTDLISRLTASRLRAMLGDLSAGMVPKMEACLRAVTGGVPQAHVIDGRVPNSMLLEVFTNRGIGTMVVHDSEQPAGADTSAPTSPDQEPT, from the coding sequence ATGACGCACCCCAACCCCCACACCGACGCCCAGGAGAAGGCGGCCACCCTCATCGAGGCCCTGCCCTGGTTGAGGCGCTTCCACGGCAGGATCGTCGTCGTGAAGTACGGCGGCAACGCCATGGTCGACGAGGAGCTCCGCGTGCGGTTCGCCGAGAACATCGTGTTCCTGCGCTACGCGGGCCTGCGCCCGGTGGTCGTGCACGGCGGCGGCCCCCAGATCAACGCCCAGCTCGACCGGCTCGGTGTCGAGAGCACGTTCACCGCCGGCTTGCGGGTCACCACCCGCGAAACCCTGGACGTGGTCCGCATGGTGCTCACCGGGCAAGTGAACCGCGACATCGTCGGCCTCATCAACGCCCACGGCCCGCTGGCCGTCGGCATGTCCGGTGAGGACGCCCAGTTGCTGACCGCCGAGCGCAAGACCGCCGAGGTCGACGGTGAGACCGTCGACATCGGCCACGTCGGCGAGGTAGTGCGCGTGGACCCCAGTGTGCTCACCACGCTGCTGGACGACGGCCGGATTCCGGTCGTCTCCAGCATCGCGCGCGCCCCCGAGGGCGTGTACAACGTGAACGCCGACACCGCCGCGGCGGCTCTCGCCGTCGGCCTGGGCGCGAGCAAGCTCATCATGCTCACCGACGTCGAGGGCCTCTTCGCCGACTACCCCCAGAACACCGACCTGATCAGCCGACTCACGGCGTCCCGGCTACGGGCGATGCTGGGCGACCTGTCCGCCGGGATGGTGCCCAAGATGGAGGCGTGCCTCCGCGCCGTCACCGGCGGCGTTCCCCAGGCGCACGTGATCGACGGCCGCGTCCCGAACTCGATGCTCCTGGAAGTGTTCACCAACCGAGGGATCGGCACGATGGTCGTCCACGACTCCGAGCAACCGGCCGGCGCCGACACGTCGGCTCCCACCTCCCCTGACCAGGAGCCGACGTGA